Proteins from a genomic interval of Endomicrobiales bacterium:
- the ribH gene encoding 6,7-dimethyl-8-ribityllumazine synthase: MLDAKGKKFGVVISRFNEFITSKLLGGAIDSFVRHGGNESDLEVFWVPGSFEIPATAKKVAESKRFNAVICLGCVIRGETPHFDYVSSEVAKGVAQVGMESSVPVIFGVLTTDNLEQSIERAGTKSGNKGAEAVESAIELSDLYNKIK, encoded by the coding sequence ATGTTGGATGCAAAAGGTAAAAAGTTTGGTGTTGTAATATCTCGCTTTAATGAGTTTATTACATCCAAATTACTTGGTGGCGCAATAGATTCTTTTGTGCGTCATGGCGGTAATGAAAGTGATTTAGAGGTGTTCTGGGTTCCGGGGTCATTTGAAATTCCTGCAACTGCAAAAAAAGTTGCCGAAAGTAAAAGGTTCAATGCAGTTATCTGTCTTGGGTGTGTAATAAGAGGGGAAACCCCGCATTTTGATTATGTTTCCTCAGAGGTTGCAAAAGGTGTTGCACAAGTTGGTATGGAAAGCAGTGTTCCTGTTATTTTTGGTGTACTTACAACAGATAACCTTGAGCAGTCAATTGAAAGAGCAGGCACAAAGTCGGGCAATAAAGGCGCTGAAGCGGTTGAAAGTGCAATTGAACTTTCAGATCTTTATAACAAAATAAAATAA